A single Vulpes lagopus strain Blue_001 chromosome 3, ASM1834538v1, whole genome shotgun sequence DNA region contains:
- the LOC121487231 gene encoding translation initiation factor IF-2-like isoform X2: protein MGRRVGAGRAGRRGEARRGEARRTALPARAAAARGKPGSGRRRRRRRLGLRLPNMAAPADVTGGCGTAGRGGPEGAGSGGRGSRLRAAPAPSGRRRRSPWPPGPRPLPAARDVPSLPPPPPPPLEDRGAASGRRGPHEGRWTPLSLEPWPHHPRRRDARSWPGVWGGGAGTRGGDRGGRGGGAGKAGTRGGGDPTGGGRGGGPDAAGEGGDPRGGAGRAGTRVPERPRKDVAGGRESAPAPGPAEAVTAGAWVAGGRVVPRAPKRQNERSRPRERARGLPTRDRGARLVPNASARLTPTTFFMETIKPLGFVPRLCADGTCPPPHFITDSPLIH, encoded by the exons ATGGGGAGACGGGTGGGCGCGGGACGGGCGGGccggcgaggcgaggcgaggcgaggcgaggcgaggcgaacGGCGCTCCCCGCTCGTGCGGCCGCGGCCCGGGGGAAGCCGGgctccgggcggcggcggcggcggcggcggctggggcTGCGCCTTCCCAATATGGCGGCGCCAGCTGACGTCACCGGAGGATGTGGCACCGCCGGCCGGGGCGGGCCCGAGGGCGCCGgaagcggggggcggggctcgcgGCTCCGCGCGGCTCCCGCGCCCTCGGGTCGCCGCCGGCGCTCGCCCTGgccgcccggcccgcggccccTGCCCGCGGCGCGTGACGTGCCCTCCCTTCCGccgcctccccctccgcccctcgAGGATCGGGGCGCGGCATCAGGCCGGCGAGGCCCCCACGAAGGACGGTGGACCCCGCTCAGCCTCGAGCCGTGGCCGCATCACCCGAGACGCCGCGATGCTCGGAGTTGgccgggggtgtggggggggggggcggggacccgaGGGGGGGaccgcggggggaggggcgggggtgctggGAAGGCAGGGACCCGAGGGGGCGGGGACCCGacgggaggggggcggggtgggggcccggATGcggccggggagggcggggacccgagggggggggcggggagggcggggaccCGGGTCCCCGAGAGACCCAGGAAGGACGTCGCTGGCGGCCGAGAGTCCGCGCCCGCGCCGGGACCCGCAGAGGCAGTGACGGCCGGTGCGTGGGTCGCGGGCGGCCGCGTGGTTCCACGAGCTCCGAAGCGGCAGAACGAGCGGAGCCGCCCGCGAGAACGTGCCCGTGGCCTCCCGACGCGTGACCGGGGAGCACGGTTGGTGCCGAACGCGTCAGCCCGCTTGACCCCAACGACCTTCTTTATGGAGACCATAAAGCCGTTGGGTTTCGTGCCACGTCTTTGTGCAGATGgaacctgcccccccccccattttattACAG ATTCTCCCCTCATTCACTGA
- the LOC121487231 gene encoding translation initiation factor IF-2-like isoform X1, with protein sequence MGRRVGAGRAGRRGEARRGEARRTALPARAAAARGKPGSGRRRRRRRLGLRLPNMAAPADVTGGCGTAGRGGPEGAGSGGRGSRLRAAPAPSGRRRRSPWPPGPRPLPAARDVPSLPPPPPPPLEDRGAASGRRGPHEGRWTPLSLEPWPHHPRRRDARSWPGVWGGGAGTRGGDRGGRGGGAGKAGTRGGGDPTGGGRGGGPDAAGEGGDPRGGAGRAGTRVPERPRKDVAGGRESAPAPGPAEAVTAGAWVAGGRVVPRAPKRQNERSRPRERARGLPTRDRGARLVPNASARLTPTTFFMETIKPLGFVPRLCADGTCPPPHFITAAATVRRASFMAMKTLPPGSLLVPEE encoded by the coding sequence ATGGGGAGACGGGTGGGCGCGGGACGGGCGGGccggcgaggcgaggcgaggcgaggcgaggcgaggcgaacGGCGCTCCCCGCTCGTGCGGCCGCGGCCCGGGGGAAGCCGGgctccgggcggcggcggcggcggcggcggctggggcTGCGCCTTCCCAATATGGCGGCGCCAGCTGACGTCACCGGAGGATGTGGCACCGCCGGCCGGGGCGGGCCCGAGGGCGCCGgaagcggggggcggggctcgcgGCTCCGCGCGGCTCCCGCGCCCTCGGGTCGCCGCCGGCGCTCGCCCTGgccgcccggcccgcggccccTGCCCGCGGCGCGTGACGTGCCCTCCCTTCCGccgcctccccctccgcccctcgAGGATCGGGGCGCGGCATCAGGCCGGCGAGGCCCCCACGAAGGACGGTGGACCCCGCTCAGCCTCGAGCCGTGGCCGCATCACCCGAGACGCCGCGATGCTCGGAGTTGgccgggggtgtggggggggggggcggggacccgaGGGGGGGaccgcggggggaggggcgggggtgctggGAAGGCAGGGACCCGAGGGGGCGGGGACCCGacgggaggggggcggggtgggggcccggATGcggccggggagggcggggacccgagggggggggcggggagggcggggaccCGGGTCCCCGAGAGACCCAGGAAGGACGTCGCTGGCGGCCGAGAGTCCGCGCCCGCGCCGGGACCCGCAGAGGCAGTGACGGCCGGTGCGTGGGTCGCGGGCGGCCGCGTGGTTCCACGAGCTCCGAAGCGGCAGAACGAGCGGAGCCGCCCGCGAGAACGTGCCCGTGGCCTCCCGACGCGTGACCGGGGAGCACGGTTGGTGCCGAACGCGTCAGCCCGCTTGACCCCAACGACCTTCTTTATGGAGACCATAAAGCCGTTGGGTTTCGTGCCACGTCTTTGTGCAGATGgaacctgcccccccccccattttattACAG
- the LOC121487231 gene encoding translation initiation factor IF-2-like isoform X3 encodes MGRRVGAGRAGRRGEARRGEARRTALPARAAAARGKPGSGRRRRRRRLGLRLPNMAAPADVTGGCGTAGRGGPEGAGSGGRGSRLRAAPAPSGRRRRSPWPPGPRPLPAARDVPSLPPPPPPPLEDRGAASGRRGPHEGRWTPLSLEPWPHHPRRRDARSWPGVWGGGAGTRGGDRGGRGGGAGKAGTRGGGDPTGGGRGGGPDAAGEGGDPRGGAGRAGTRVPERPRKDVAGGRESAPAPGPAEAVTAGAWVAGGRVVPRAPKRQNERSRPRERARGLPTRDRGAR; translated from the exons ATGGGGAGACGGGTGGGCGCGGGACGGGCGGGccggcgaggcgaggcgaggcgaggcgaggcgaggcgaacGGCGCTCCCCGCTCGTGCGGCCGCGGCCCGGGGGAAGCCGGgctccgggcggcggcggcggcggcggcggctggggcTGCGCCTTCCCAATATGGCGGCGCCAGCTGACGTCACCGGAGGATGTGGCACCGCCGGCCGGGGCGGGCCCGAGGGCGCCGgaagcggggggcggggctcgcgGCTCCGCGCGGCTCCCGCGCCCTCGGGTCGCCGCCGGCGCTCGCCCTGgccgcccggcccgcggccccTGCCCGCGGCGCGTGACGTGCCCTCCCTTCCGccgcctccccctccgcccctcgAGGATCGGGGCGCGGCATCAGGCCGGCGAGGCCCCCACGAAGGACGGTGGACCCCGCTCAGCCTCGAGCCGTGGCCGCATCACCCGAGACGCCGCGATGCTCGGAGTTGgccgggggtgtggggggggggggcggggacccgaGGGGGGGaccgcggggggaggggcgggggtgctggGAAGGCAGGGACCCGAGGGGGCGGGGACCCGacgggaggggggcggggtgggggcccggATGcggccggggagggcggggacccgagggggggggcggggagggcggggaccCGGGTCCCCGAGAGACCCAGGAAGGACGTCGCTGGCGGCCGAGAGTCCGCGCCCGCGCCGGGACCCGCAGAGGCAGTGACGGCCGGTGCGTGGGTCGCGGGCGGCCGCGTGGTTCCACGAGCTCCGAAGCGGCAGAACGAGCGGAGCCGCCCGCGAGAACGTGCCCGTGGCCTCCCGACGCGTGACCGGGGAGCACG GTGA